DNA from Malus sylvestris chromosome 11, drMalSylv7.2, whole genome shotgun sequence:
ttttggaacaagaaaaatgaacaaaaaaaataataataataattgtggtcctcatctctctctctctctctctctctctctctctctctctctctctctctctctctctctctctctctctctctctctcccgattTAGCATGTAGGCCTATATGCTTACACAAATTTGGTCCTGGGAGGCAGTGTTCACATCTTTGGGAGTGAAATTGGCTCAAGCTTTACCTGAGAATTGGTCCCATGTAAGTATTATTTTACGAGGATTTTCTTACCATCTAAATATATCATAATTGTTGGAGCAATTTcagaaaatatgaaaagaatAATTAACAGAGTAacaatatataattattttaaaaaatcgCAACACCAAAAGTGTACAAGAGAATGTGAACAATagtagaagaagaaagaaataaacaaatttgaagattgaggcttACATAAATGTAATATCCTAAATCCAGAATTTCACTCATGCCCTTGTGCTTGCAGTTCGTTAGACGTCCATCTCCCAAAATTCAACAGTTTATAATCCGAAGTCGAAGCACTATAATCTTCGGACTATGATGAACCTTATATATTCGGACTATGATCAACCTTATATTCCGTACTTTCAAGACATGACTCGAAATTTGACCAACAAAGAATAAAAGACAAAGGGGAAAACTCATCTCCCTTTATTTTAGAATGGTGGGATGCTTGAGTTTATATAGAACTCAAGCCAccatttttaaaacattatgATTGTTGCATAGTTCCAACGAACAGATGCAACTCATGCATCTTGGTAAGAGACATGTCCATGGAAAATTAAGCACATTATTTTCATTAACAGAATGTCATCATTGCCACTTAGttctacggtctagtggtattccttttcatttgtaagtgagaggtcttatgtttgattcttgccaaagacgattttgaaccacattattggtagctcattgtgaggctaaacccaccctCTCCccattaatgtagataataacGTTTGTTAATTAAAAACAGAATGCCATTGGTTAATCAAAAGGCATGAAACAATCAAATTTGAATTCAACTAAACCCTTGGCTCTTATTTTTCATCACATAtagaaattaaatattatactaTCATGAATTAAGatataaacatataaatttTCAACAATCCTTCATATGAATATTGGTTAAGAATAGTATGCTCATTTCCTCTTTTTTTATAAGATATTAATGTCGttaagtataaatatatatcTTAAAATATCTATGGAATGAAATATAGTGTGTTAAGTACTTTAAATCATGCCTAATCAACTTGCCTATTTAACTTAGACCATGAGATTCCCAATCAACTAAGTTAGGTTTCTATTCAGCTGATTTATTAGTTATGTTAGCTTTAGCCACATTCTCCTCGTTGATCAAATCACTCTCTAGTCAATTCCATAATTAATTGGTACCACTTAGGTTGATTAATTATCTCTTAGGTGTGCACACCCCATCTTACGAAATTTTATTTCATATAAAAGTAGTTGTTTTCAAATGTTAAGTCTGCAAATCATATGTTAGGACTTATTCGATAATTTTCTAACACTTGGAAAGTAGACTTCCCCCacatttaaagtatttacaagAAGGTCTCTAACTTTTTCATATCTTGGAAAATTACTCATTGCAATATATGAAATCTTGATTGTTCTTTTCAGTTAACAAATTACTTTCTCATTCTTCTTAAATAAATCTCATATCTCAAAAATAGGTATGCTAACCCATAATTCTTCcataattttggttaattttaatCCTATCGATAAATCGACCACGTTTTATACTTGAAGGAGTAGGAAACGGTTAAGAGATAAATTATATCTATCTTCTTAGGCTTTAATGCCTCACTATTTATGTCGAAGCACTTTTTGACTTTCATCCCTTAGCCTACTTTAAATGGTCACGGGTCTACAACCCTCATAAAGGAATGTCATCtccttttgattataggcttTGGCCTGTCAAGGTAATCAATTATGCAAAGTATTCCCGTACTCGATGTCTCTTTATTTCCCTCAGCATAGGACTTGATCCCCACAAtttaatagtcatcttactAAGAGAAAAGCAACTTCATCCCGAATGATGAAGCTTTATGCGTTGACGAATGGAACATCAGTTCTAATGTCACATGTATGAAAACTTCATACATCATCATGTGGTATTTAAGGACAAAACTCTTCTATCGTGGTTGCCACAACCCACAATACTATTTGTCTTCTTGCCAATATTGAAGCGAGGTTTATGATATATGGAAAATGTTGCAATGCCCTTATTCACGCTCATCTGAACTGGCCTAAAGATATGTGGCATATATAAATCAATCCATTTGATCAAACAAAACAATGTTTATCAACTTGCCAGAACCACCAACCACACCAATCGAAACTGGTTGTGTTGGTCCAAAGCACCGAATGCTTTtccataaaatatatataatcatacAATACGATTCATGTGGTTCTGAAAACAAGAGAACTTATTTTTAATATGCCAGCCTAATGTTTTGGTGAATCATTCTGCAAAGAAAGGCTTTGAATTGAAATGCACACATTATATCATGTGTTGTTTCACTAATTAAAATCCACACAAGATTATTATAATACATCACACAATTATTAAGTGATTACCCGTTATACTATCCAAGTGATATTACCGACACAGGGCAAATTAAGCAATTTTCCAAGAATTTGAAACTCCACCGTACCCCCAAACAGCAACACCAATTTGCATACGGACAATTGTATCAATTGCAATGTTTCTTCAAACCAGTCCCTTTAGTGGCACTTGATATTTTGCTATTTTGGATACTAAATAAGCAACAAGCGTGCCTTGCCAAATGATCTAAATTAGTCAGACCCATTAACAAATACTCATCTTCTTTGccaatttctctctttctctcaataTAATTCTCACATCCATATTTCTAATTATTGCAGAAGTAAATTtctttggattgttggagcaattTCAGAAgattaaaaatatcaaaataattataattataaaaaatcacaacaacaaaaGTTTTCAAGAGAAATTTGAACAAtagttaaaatgaaaaaaatactaACAAACTTAGAGGTTGAGCTTGCATATTTTACAAATAAACCACTAGTAATTTATTATCACATGATGTGACAGTCAATTTAGAATCCGGATCCTGGGGATCCGTGAATTATAtatgttcatcatacatcgtaatgttagaaatcattttaaatattttcatttaaaattaaatacaaacaatgcctaacaaaaactgatctcacgatgtacgataaacagatACGATTTATGAATCCTcaagatcctcaccaaaaggatccggagaggatcctgttgggtCAAGTTAAATAACCACACGAATTAAAAACCACaacatcaattaaaaataatcttTGTAGTATAAAAAGGTAGTAAACCTAGCATATTATTGTGCATATTAATATACTGTATGTCCAATTTGTGGCGTGCACATATGTACTAGGGCTCCGACCGAAAAAGTACGAAACATATGGGAAGCACTTACATTGATATCGTTTTGTGCGTAGTTGCATGCATAACATGTTTACCATGTGTGGTCTGAGAGTTGGTAATAATTAATTGTAAGTCATGAGTAGCGCCTTCCAAATTTAAATTTCTAAAGGGGGAGATTAATCGTGcatgaaataagattacatCCATATGGAAAGGTTGTTTAACATTATATACAAGGCATATCACCAACATGAATGTGGCACGTCTGTGTGGATATGCGCTGATTACAGCTATATTAGCAggaagagaaacaaaaaaaaaaaaaaaagagaaaaatgagggttttctctttgttcttcttcttttgtttcattGGTGTGAATCGAACCTGTCATGTCAAGCTTATTGGCGCGCTTCCTCACCTTTTAGGTTTTCAAtggatataaaaaaataataataatctctactaattaacgAAACcttttttgtcaaccaaaagatgaTGAAAAGATAAATTAGTCTTCTATTATGCaacaaaaatgatgggcaataatgtaattttacatgtccaaattttactgttttctAGTAAAGCCTCACATGCAGGtaatgttaaaatacctccaatatttaaaaaaaaaacagaaacaaaacaaaaaacaaaaaacaaaaaacaaaaaccttccactccccccacgttctctctctttctccccctccctccctccttctcattttctataaaaaaatgttcatatacacaaagtgtgtaggcaaatgctagtaataataataaaaactgGTTAATCAGATAAGATCATAATAATTCTCCTAAAAATATAGTTGATAGTCTTAAATAGTACTCTGTGACATCCATACAAGCTATAACTCTGGTATGACAATAATTTCCACCAACACATATGCATGATTGTGAACTAACAGAGTATGGGAAGTTATGTAGAAAATAGGAAGaagcaagcaagggaaagttcCGAAAAAGCGATTGATCCACTTAAGATAAGATCGATAGATAGAGTACGGGACAGGACCAACACTAACAGGGGACGTAGAACATATTTATTTAAAGGAATCGCCAGACAAAACAAAAAGCTAGAAGAAAGATGATCACTAGGGCCGGGAATAGAAAATAGTAGAGTGTGAAGGGCAAAGTTGAGATCGAGTAAAGTAGGTTTCTATTTCTATTTTATTGCAATTCGAGAGGAATGGAAGACATCgaccaaaaaattgaaaacactCTGAAGGCAAAGCGTTTTTTTGAGTGTCTCTCTGTCTATTACATGTGTCTGTGTAGTATATTTACTCTAACGGCTTGTATGGATGAAATAATTTAAGAGAATGTACTTGAATTCTCAGAATGAGGTAACATTTGTTTGCGAACTTGCAAGAACCATAAAATCGGTACGATCTCGATCACGCCTTCAATCTTCAGACTTTGCCATCAACGACTTAATTAGCAGTATTCTGCCATCTCTTCCTCCCTTCACTTCAACGTCGCCCTTAGACGGCTAGACCCAGTTTGTACGACTCTCCTTCGACTACCTGACCTCCCCCATCTTCGTCTCATCGTGCCGTTACAAACATCAGAGGTGCCTTCGACAATGCCCACCATGTTCTGCAAGACCAAGGCGTACTTGACTCGGTCCCGGGCTCGGAGCTGGTCAAGTTCCATTCGGTGGCTCGGGGGAGATATGCTTGAAATTCTCGGCGATTTTAGGGGCAATATCGACGAAGAGATCCATCTTGATGCAATCGGAGGGGATGGTACCGATGGTGATGTCGAATAAAATAATTGGGGTTTTAGGGTTTGGAGGCCGCATATGCCACTCCAGTACTCCTCCATCGCGTTCCCAAATTGATTTCAAAaaattcagagagagagagagagaattgtagAGGTGGGTCccaatatttaaataattaatttattaatatttttatctaGTCGGGCAAGAAGTGAGCCCGTCCACGTCAAGATTTAACAGAAAATTTAACAGTCAAATTGACGAAGGcttgacattgcaacaaattcgtaatacgaggtatgacattgaaatttttgaaatttttaaaacatgagctatgagattgtggttcgacccttagcctcacaatgagctagcaataatatggttcaaattcgtcttcagcgagaattgaacttaacctttcacttacaagtgaatagGAATCTCACTAaatcatagtactaagtggctgcTTAAAAGcaaaatgtttaattaattAGATGGTCACAATGCATTTAATTAGATATTCCTAAGTGCAAAACAATGTTTTTGTAACTCAAAATATGGGAATGGTGATATGCACTCCAAACATTTAATTATGAATTTTAAACTTTCTgtgtttaaaaagaaaaatactctTATACAGAGTTCACAATTAAATTTTTAGAGGGGTGCGGCGGCATagaaaggaaagagagagatgtgtaattgtgaggtgtgtgttatctcaccatattgtgcctttatttatagtagtagggaaggtaaaTTCCTTACCCCTGtaagattacaactctaataagataatatctaattgtttggacccaaaattacaccATCGGCCCGAGTAATCGAGGTCGTTAAATGAGCAGAACTTTAGACCGTTGAATGATAAAACGGTTGAAATGATTTTCAAATAATAttgtgattttaattatgatatTATCTCTTAATATATAATATTAGGTACATTCAGCTGGATGTTTTGAAAAGAGAGGATCCGTCTTCAAAGGATTGCACAAAGACATTCCAATGGGCTCATCATATCGAAGCCCCAGGTGCATGCAATCTCCTACGTGGCTAATTATTATCAAAACCAAGTCCTATCTCTGATATTGAAGTGGGTGGTACAATTCAAATTGGCTTGGAATTCATGGACGTGTTGGAGTGAATGGGGTTGTAGCACATGGCTTTATCTTGAGATATGGTGATTGTATTTCATCAATTAGAATTACTTTTCAGAGTTTAATTTGGTGAAGGGACCATCATGCATGTACATGGTCTTCGTCAGGGGAAATGTGCATGATGGATTCAATTGGTGAAGTGAATTGATGGAATTATGATGAGGTAAAAAGCTTGGGTAGGCTAGGCTTTTGGTTATGATGGGATAAGTTTGCCACGGATAGGCTTTTGGATGGGTTATGGGATAGGTTTTTATCTTGTTTGAAAAGTCAGCCATCTGGAAGATAGGCTTTAACCTATGCCACAGATCAACCTTAATTATAAGAGTTTGAGTTTGAGTTggtttctatgaaattattaggtcgTGCCAAGTAGATAACcaaccctataaatacaagactcaATGTATCGTTCAaaccccctccaattcaacacacaaattaccCTGCGCAAAGTTTCTCAACAATCTTGAGATTTTATCATTCTCCCCTTTCTTCCtgccaacacatctttagtttggataaatagcactgtgaaggcaaccagcgacatcttcagtttggatagatAGAACtggagccgtagaatcagccgatcgaggatcaccttcagtttggatagacaACACTGCTTCTCGATCGaatggttatttatccaagtctcgattGACAAGGATTTTTTAGTCCTTGTTGGTAAatgtcatctcatcagccttctcggcaaagtgaggtgttacagattaCTACGTTCAACACATtaaaagccgaatttgatattgaattttgcagaactagcagcttttcttcaggctctagaaatcgaaggctgagacgtgttccttcctcgaccgcagccataagatcaagaagtcagcagcacGCTTAACGCGACATCATCATATTTTACTCCCGGtcgtcgagttggcacgccccgtacataaccgaatgacgtagttagctcattagttactcggcctacATGCCACGTAAacttagtagtttttagggtcaacattaatataagagatatggtagaatccATAAGGATATCCAATTATGatatgatttacacaatcacatttatAATATAATAGGATTGCAACATTAATAATAATTCCATAAAATGTTTGGTATAGGGATTTGGAATCCATCTAATTATTTTCTCTTATTTATGAGTCCACAtataacaaaagaaattaacaattaattaacaaaacttTCCACATTTTTTCcgttgtgtctttatttataatgGTAGGGAAAGTAAATTCCTTAATCCAATAAGATTACAACTTTAATAGGATAATATTTAATctaagagatatggtagaatcccaTAAAGATATCCAAATATGAtataatttacacaatcacatttctaatctaatataatttacataataatatttaatcTAATATGGCGAATCGAAACACATGTcattgaagaaaaaagaggacAACTGATCCTCCCCACTCCACCAACCCATAgtattttgttttaagtttcacatgttttcatttcTCCATGTCGGTAGCCCTGTATAAATACGTGAAATGACACCAACATTTTGTAGAGATCTCAACATTTTGTAGCTACCAATATAGAAAAGAAACAAGAGTTCTTTAGCTAAATCCTTTCCAAGTGCAAAGATGGAAGCCAATATCGGCCTTCTCTCATTGTTCTTACTAGTCCCCTTTATACATTTCTTAACCAAACGTTTTTGGCATCAAAGGGATTGTAAAGAAAACCAAGTGTGCAAGCAACACTACCCTCTTCCTCCCACTCCCAAATGCCTAAAACCGTGGCCTATTATCGGAAACCTGCCCCAGTTGCTCGCGAACAAGCCCACGTTCCGGTGGATACACAAGATGATGGACGAAATGAACACCGAAATTGCATGCATTCGCCTCGGAAACACGAATGTGATTCCCATCACATGCCCTCAACTCAGCCGCGAAATCTTGAAGAAGCAAGATGCGATTTTTGCCTCGCGGCCACTTAGCATTTCCACGTTCCTTATCACCAAAGGGTACATAACTACGGTTATGGTGCCCTTCGGAGAACAATGGAAGAAAATGAGGAGGGTAATCACGAGCGAATTGCTTTCTCCGATGAGGCACAAGTGGCTCACAGACAAAAGGGTCGAGGAGGCTGATCACATCGTTCAGTATGTGTACAACCAATGCAAGAATAATGAAGGTGGTGGCATTGTGAATTTGAGACTTGCCACTCAACATTATTGTGCAAATGTGATTAAGAAAATGGTTCTCAACAAGAGATACTTTGGGGAGGAAATGGAGGATGGCGGACCTGGTTTGGAGGAACAAAAGTATTTGGAAAATGTATTTACAATGCTTAACTACATCTATTCATTTTCTGCATCCGATTACATCCCATGCTTGAGAGGGCTTGACTTGGATGGCCATGAGAAGATTATCAAGGATGCCATAAGAGATACAGGGAAATACCAAGACCCCTTAATCGAAGAGAGGGTTCGTGAACATATGGAACTTGGTAATAACAAGGAAGCACAAGACTTGCTTGACATTCTTATCTCTCTCAAGGACAAGACTGGTGAACCCTTACTGTCTGTGGAGGAAATCAAAGCTCAAGTCAACGTAAGTCTCTCTCTTATCTCTCTTGAAATTATTGAGTTTTTACAGTTTGTGCATGTGcttataataataaataattattaAGCGTCAGTGTAATACAATAGAACCTCGATCATTTAGTACCCGATAAAGTAATAACTTcggttaaataatattttttttcttttttaaaaaatgaGATAACTGATGGCAAGCCACAGTTATCCATCACTTTCGGGGACGgagaagactcacagaggcatttcagtcTCTTCTGGCCACAAGTCTAGCTTTCACACCAATAGTGGGTTTCGAACCCGATACctccaatttttagttttaaggaaGACTCGTAATTCGTCATTTACCATTGAACAACTAGCTTGTGATtggttaaataatatttttggccTGTCTCAATTTGGCGATAACGTgctaaattaataatttactAAATTTATAAGATAAtacattataaaaaattataagatataaataaataattttttgttacaataacttttgtttatataaatagAGTTTTTGTTTagttaaatgttcataaaataaaataatgcaGAACATTGGGCaacttactatttattttaGAGAAAAATAAGTACAAACAAATACATAGAATTATTAGTTTATAAAACTCTCTAAGTAAAACGTACAatatttataaaagaaaaagaaaaaaaaagaagtgccTTGGTAATTAATAAGTTATTAATTAATagttaaattaataaattattactttatcaGGTATTCGATATTTTgctaaattaataaattttctTAATCCCAAGGCTATTATTTTATAGAAATTTAACTGTTTTGGTCATTAATATCCCTATAGTTACATAACATAATTCCTCTAAAAAGAATTCATACTCCTAAACTGCAATAATATGCATAAATCCTCTTCAAGTTTTTGTTGGTACCAATTAATGATCAAGAAATTAACATGTATATTTGTTGTGTGGATACAGGAACTAATAATGGCAGCAGTGGACAATCCCTCAAATGCTGCTGAATGGGCAATTGCAGAGATGATAAATCAACCCGAACTCTTTGAGAAAGCAACACAAGAACTTGATGCTGTGGTCGGAAAGAACAGACAAGTTCAAGAGTCCGATTTGTCGCAGCTCAACTTTGTAAAGGCCTGCGCCAGAGAAGCCTTCCGCCTCCATCCTGTGGCACCGTTCAATGTGCCCCATGTGTCCATGGCCGACACCACCGTCGGAGATTACTTCATCCCCAAGGGTAGCCACGTGATTCTCAGCCGAGTCGGGCTCGGCCGTAACCCTAAAGTTTGGGACGAGCCTCTCAAGTTCAAGCCGGAGCGGCACCTCAAGGACGACGGGTCCGGGGTGGTGCTCACCGAGTCGGAGTTGCGGTTCATTTCGTTCAGCACGGGAATGCGGGGCTGCGTAGCCAGTGGACTGGGCACTGCCATGACCGTCATGCTGTTTGCTAGGCTTCTTCATGGGTTTAGCTGGCACGTGCCGCCTACTGAGTCGAGCATTGAACTCACGGAGTCACAAAACGACCTCTTACTCGCTAAGCCACTGCTTGCGTATGCGAAGCCG
Protein-coding regions in this window:
- the LOC126589599 gene encoding phenylalanine N-monooxygenase CYP79D16-like; this encodes MEANIGLLSLFLLVPFIHFLTKRFWHQRDCKENQVCKQHYPLPPTPKCLKPWPIIGNLPQLLANKPTFRWIHKMMDEMNTEIACIRLGNTNVIPITCPQLSREILKKQDAIFASRPLSISTFLITKGYITTVMVPFGEQWKKMRRVITSELLSPMRHKWLTDKRVEEADHIVQYVYNQCKNNEGGGIVNLRLATQHYCANVIKKMVLNKRYFGEEMEDGGPGLEEQKYLENVFTMLNYIYSFSASDYIPCLRGLDLDGHEKIIKDAIRDTGKYQDPLIEERVREHMELGNNKEAQDLLDILISLKDKTGEPLLSVEEIKAQVNELIMAAVDNPSNAAEWAIAEMINQPELFEKATQELDAVVGKNRQVQESDLSQLNFVKACAREAFRLHPVAPFNVPHVSMADTTVGDYFIPKGSHVILSRVGLGRNPKVWDEPLKFKPERHLKDDGSGVVLTESELRFISFSTGMRGCVASGLGTAMTVMLFARLLHGFSWHVPPTESSIELTESQNDLLLAKPLLAYAKPRLAAHVYNTGN